A window of the Comamonas sp. Y33R10-2 genome harbors these coding sequences:
- the pdxY gene encoding pyridoxal kinase PdxY, translated as MTTPPLVLSIQSHVAYGHVGNDAAMLPLQLLGIEPVAVHTVQFSNHTGYGEFKGQVFTPAHVQDVLDGLRARGVLARCAAVLSGYLGDAGVGEAILAAVQEVRASQPKAHYLCDPVMGDVGRGIFVRPGIPDFLRKRALSQASVITPNHYEFELLSGGPLTTVQAAVQAARTMLRQMHDSQSALIVITSLRTDDLPTNQLATLAVTADKAWLVQTPYVDLHPLPNGMGDVFTAVLLGHLIQERAIPDAVSRAVSTLYAMVSRTQAGQRDLPLVASRDQITAPAHTFAAVPVAAP; from the coding sequence ATGACTACGCCCCCTCTGGTTCTGAGCATTCAATCCCACGTCGCCTACGGCCATGTGGGCAATGACGCGGCCATGCTGCCGCTGCAGCTGCTGGGCATAGAGCCCGTAGCGGTGCACACCGTGCAGTTCTCCAACCACACGGGTTATGGCGAGTTCAAAGGTCAGGTCTTCACCCCCGCCCATGTGCAAGATGTGCTCGACGGCCTGCGCGCACGCGGCGTGCTGGCGCGCTGCGCGGCCGTGCTATCGGGCTATCTCGGTGATGCGGGGGTGGGCGAAGCGATTTTGGCCGCTGTGCAGGAAGTGCGGGCCTCGCAGCCCAAAGCCCACTACCTGTGCGACCCGGTCATGGGCGATGTAGGGCGCGGCATATTTGTACGCCCCGGCATTCCGGACTTTCTGCGCAAACGTGCGCTGTCGCAAGCCAGCGTCATCACGCCCAATCATTACGAATTTGAATTACTCAGCGGCGGCCCGCTGACCACCGTACAGGCCGCCGTGCAAGCCGCGCGCACCATGCTCAGGCAAATGCATGACAGCCAGTCCGCGCTCATCGTCATCACCAGCCTGCGCACCGACGACCTGCCCACCAACCAACTGGCCACCCTGGCCGTGACCGCTGATAAAGCATGGCTGGTGCAAACGCCTTATGTCGACCTGCACCCTCTGCCCAACGGCATGGGCGATGTATTTACCGCTGTGCTGCTAGGCCACCTGATTCAGGAGCGAGCCATTCCCGATGCGGTATCGCGCGCCGTCAGCACCTTGTACGCCATGGTCTCGCGCACTCAAGCCGGGCAGCGGGACTTACCTCTGGTCGCCAGCCGCGACCAGATCACAGCGCCTGCGCACACTTTTGCGGCTGTGCCAGTGGCAGCACCGTAA
- a CDS encoding RidA family protein has product MSINDTLKALNITLPEVAMPAAAYLPYVQSGSMVFLSGHIAKQNGQPWVGKLGENITTEEGKLAARAVAIDLMGTLQHACGGDLSRVKRIVKVMSLVNSSPAYTEQHLVTNGCSELLVQVFGDAGKHARSAFGVAQIPMGCCVEIELIAELAD; this is encoded by the coding sequence ATGAGCATCAACGACACCCTCAAAGCCCTGAACATCACCCTGCCAGAAGTAGCGATGCCCGCCGCCGCCTACCTGCCCTATGTGCAAAGCGGCAGCATGGTCTTCCTCAGCGGTCACATCGCCAAGCAAAACGGCCAGCCTTGGGTGGGCAAGCTCGGTGAGAACATCACCACCGAAGAAGGCAAGCTGGCCGCCCGCGCCGTGGCGATTGATTTGATGGGCACGCTGCAACACGCTTGCGGCGGCGATCTCAGCCGCGTCAAGCGCATCGTCAAGGTGATGAGCTTGGTCAACTCCTCGCCCGCCTATACCGAGCAGCACCTGGTCACCAACGGCTGCAGCGAGCTGCTGGTGCAAGTCTTTGGCGACGCAGGCAAGCACGCCCGCAGCGCTTTCGGCGTGGCGCAAATCCCCATGGGCTGCTGCGTTGAAATTGAACTGATCGCCGAACTCGCCGATTAA
- a CDS encoding DNA internalization-related competence protein ComEC/Rec2, which translates to MEQSAIQLAHPMQRARLSWLAPLWGCVLGAAWQVTQAQLWGLWVYQSLLVLGLLMLLMVRPLQRRPLLCWLLLVWAAACCVAGATGWRAHAYLAQTLPKSLESVDLQVQGRIASMLQTTSNGQRWRFAVDEAPAGVPPLLELAWYGPYGKEMDTSQPLIAPWAQGVALSPGQRWRLTVRIKRPHGARNPHGFDYELLAWEQGIQATGYVRDKAPQQLLEVTAQYPLQRWRQWLRDRIQAQAAHLQTWLQGADLPGMDLESQQGALGVVAALAVGDQQAIERKDWAMFRQTGVAHLMSISGLHITMFAWLAALIVGRLWRRSARACSIISAPRAALWVGVLLATGYALFSGWGLPAQRTVCMLAVVALLQTLGARWPWACVWLLALAVVVALDPWALWQAGFWLSFVAVGVLLASNFVATSPDGEKTTARFLSKIYALAREQWLISLALAPLGLLLFGQVSIVGLLANLVAIPWVTLLVTPLALLAALVPVGAAAAALAMLPLMGLLQWLADLPWAVWCMPQPAWWASVLAIAAGLLVIAPLPVRLRVVAALFALPALLWPQAWPKVGEFELQAVDIGQGNAVIISTAGHRLLYDAGPQYSRQSDAGERVIVPLLAAQGMRLDAMMLSHRDSDHTGGALAVKAAQPQMKVWGSDSVIEDPLLAALASSAPVERCTQGQHWQWDGVTFEVLHPPAGDAWLNGRKPQPNFGSCVLRIRSVSGSVALLVGDIEAAQEQLLLQTRITDVVDWLQVPHHGSKTSSTEAWVKTLQPHWAVVQAGYLNRFGHPVAAVVDRYKAAASELVLQERCGAALWRSEQAVSLQCERQLHSRYWDVHRQPP; encoded by the coding sequence ATGGAGCAAAGCGCTATTCAGCTCGCCCACCCCATGCAGCGCGCCCGCCTGTCTTGGCTGGCTCCGCTATGGGGTTGCGTGCTGGGTGCTGCGTGGCAGGTCACGCAGGCGCAGTTGTGGGGCTTGTGGGTCTACCAAAGTCTGCTGGTGCTGGGCTTGCTCATGCTGCTGATGGTTAGGCCATTGCAGCGCAGGCCGCTGCTGTGCTGGTTGCTGCTGGTGTGGGCCGCCGCCTGCTGCGTAGCTGGGGCCACAGGCTGGCGCGCCCATGCCTATCTGGCGCAGACCTTACCTAAGTCGCTGGAGTCGGTTGATCTGCAAGTGCAGGGCCGGATTGCATCCATGCTGCAAACTACCAGCAACGGGCAGCGCTGGCGCTTTGCCGTCGATGAGGCTCCAGCCGGGGTGCCGCCTTTGCTCGAACTGGCTTGGTACGGCCCTTACGGAAAAGAGATGGACACCAGCCAGCCCTTGATTGCCCCTTGGGCACAAGGCGTGGCGCTGAGCCCCGGCCAGCGCTGGCGGTTGACGGTACGCATCAAACGCCCGCACGGGGCGCGCAACCCGCATGGCTTTGACTATGAATTGCTGGCGTGGGAGCAAGGCATTCAGGCCACAGGCTATGTGCGCGATAAAGCGCCGCAGCAACTGTTAGAAGTAACGGCGCAATACCCGCTGCAGCGCTGGCGCCAGTGGCTGCGTGACCGGATTCAGGCGCAGGCTGCGCATTTACAAACGTGGTTGCAGGGGGCTGATTTGCCGGGTATGGACCTTGAAAGCCAGCAGGGCGCGCTAGGTGTGGTCGCGGCCTTGGCGGTGGGCGATCAGCAAGCGATTGAGCGCAAAGACTGGGCCATGTTTCGCCAGACGGGTGTGGCGCATTTGATGAGTATTTCGGGCCTTCACATCACCATGTTCGCTTGGCTGGCGGCTTTGATAGTGGGGCGCTTGTGGCGCCGCAGTGCGCGGGCTTGCAGCATCATTTCCGCGCCGCGTGCGGCTTTGTGGGTGGGTGTGCTTTTGGCTACGGGCTATGCGCTGTTTAGCGGCTGGGGGCTGCCTGCGCAGCGCACGGTGTGCATGTTGGCGGTGGTGGCGCTGCTGCAAACACTGGGTGCGCGCTGGCCTTGGGCTTGTGTGTGGCTGCTGGCGCTGGCAGTGGTTGTGGCGCTCGATCCGTGGGCACTTTGGCAGGCCGGGTTCTGGCTGAGCTTTGTGGCTGTGGGGGTGCTGCTTGCTTCTAATTTTGTAGCTACTAGTCCAGATGGTGAAAAGACTACAGCCAGATTTCTTTCAAAAATCTATGCTTTGGCGCGTGAGCAGTGGTTGATATCGCTGGCGTTAGCACCACTGGGTTTGCTGCTGTTTGGGCAGGTGTCCATCGTCGGCTTGCTGGCCAATCTGGTGGCTATTCCTTGGGTGACTTTGCTGGTTACGCCGCTGGCCTTATTGGCGGCTTTGGTGCCTGTGGGTGCAGCCGCAGCGGCGCTGGCCATGCTGCCTTTGATGGGGTTGCTGCAATGGCTGGCAGATTTGCCTTGGGCGGTTTGGTGCATGCCTCAGCCCGCATGGTGGGCCAGTGTGCTGGCGATTGCGGCGGGCTTGCTCGTTATCGCACCATTGCCTGTGCGGCTGCGCGTGGTGGCTGCTTTGTTTGCGCTGCCTGCCTTGCTGTGGCCGCAGGCCTGGCCGAAAGTGGGCGAGTTTGAGCTGCAAGCGGTGGACATTGGGCAGGGCAATGCCGTCATCATCAGCACAGCAGGCCACAGGCTTTTGTATGACGCAGGGCCGCAATACAGCCGCCAAAGCGATGCGGGTGAACGCGTGATTGTGCCGCTGCTGGCTGCCCAAGGCATGCGGCTAGACGCCATGATGCTGAGCCACCGCGACAGCGACCACACAGGTGGTGCGCTGGCTGTTAAAGCGGCTCAGCCACAGATGAAGGTTTGGGGATCTGACTCTGTGATTGAAGACCCGCTGCTGGCGGCGCTGGCAAGTTCTGCTCCCGTAGAGCGCTGCACCCAAGGCCAGCACTGGCAGTGGGATGGGGTGACGTTTGAGGTGCTGCACCCACCTGCAGGCGATGCATGGTTGAACGGGCGCAAGCCCCAGCCCAACTTTGGCAGCTGTGTGCTGCGCATACGCTCAGTCAGCGGCAGCGTGGCTTTGCTGGTGGGCGATATTGAAGCCGCGCAAGAGCAGTTGCTTTTGCAGACCCGCATTACAGATGTTGTGGACTGGCTGCAGGTGCCGCACCATGGCAGCAAAACTTCTTCGACCGAGGCTTGGGTCAAAACACTGCAGCCGCATTGGGCGGTGGTGCAAGCTGGTTATCTCAATCGCTTTGGCCACCCGGTGGCGGCGGTGGTTGACCGGTACAAGGCCGCAGCAAGCGAGTTAGTGCTGCAAGAGCGCTGCGGCGCGGCGCTTTGGCGCTCTGAGCAAGCGGTATCTTTGCAATGTGAGCGTCAGCTTCATTCGCGATATTGGGATGTTCATCGCCAACCCCCTTAA
- a CDS encoding circularly permuted type 2 ATP-grasp protein produces the protein MRTFDEMYLNSPAESGAVRDHYLDYAQWLANQSPDYLRARSAEAEIIFRRVGITFAVYGDKDESGAGTERLIPFDLIPRIIPAHEWESMQAGLAQRVKALNCFIRDAYHGQEMVKAGLIPHELVGGNSQYRPEMEGIQVPNDVYANIAGIDIVRAPDADGNGVYYVLEDNLRVPSGVSYMLENRRMTMRLFPDLFGKHSVAPVAHYPDMLLDTLHSSAPSGALEPTVVVLTPGMHNSAYFEHAFLAQQMGVELVEGQDLVVEKDIVYMRTTQGLQRVDVIYRRVDDDFLDPEVFHPTSTLGCKGLMRAYRAGNVNICNAVGTGIADDKSVYPYVPEMIRFYLKEEPILQNVPTWLCRKEDDLNYVLDHLHELVVKEVHGAGGYGMLIGPTATQAEIEAFRRVLVGNPSNYIAQPTLSLSTCPTMVEQGIAPRHIDLRPFVLSGTDINMVAGGLTRVALKEGSLVVNSSQGGGTKDTWVLQAQENQEDDKGGR, from the coding sequence ATGCGCACATTTGATGAGATGTATCTGAACTCCCCCGCCGAATCTGGTGCGGTGCGAGACCACTATCTGGACTATGCGCAGTGGCTGGCCAATCAGTCGCCGGATTACCTGCGTGCCCGCAGCGCCGAGGCTGAAATCATTTTCCGCCGCGTAGGTATCACCTTTGCGGTGTACGGCGACAAGGACGAAAGCGGCGCAGGCACGGAACGCCTGATTCCTTTTGACTTGATTCCCCGCATCATCCCGGCCCATGAGTGGGAGAGCATGCAGGCCGGTTTGGCCCAGCGTGTCAAAGCTCTGAACTGTTTTATTCGCGATGCCTATCACGGCCAAGAGATGGTCAAGGCAGGCCTGATTCCGCACGAGCTGGTAGGCGGTAACAGCCAGTACCGTCCAGAGATGGAAGGCATTCAAGTGCCCAACGATGTGTATGCCAACATTGCCGGCATCGACATCGTGCGTGCGCCGGATGCCGATGGCAACGGCGTCTACTACGTGCTGGAAGACAATTTGCGCGTGCCCTCTGGCGTTTCCTACATGCTGGAAAACCGCCGCATGACCATGCGCCTGTTCCCCGATCTGTTTGGCAAGCACTCCGTGGCCCCGGTGGCGCATTACCCCGATATGTTGCTGGACACCTTGCATAGCAGTGCCCCATCTGGCGCTTTGGAGCCCACGGTGGTGGTGCTGACGCCGGGCATGCACAACAGCGCTTACTTTGAGCATGCTTTCTTGGCCCAGCAAATGGGCGTGGAACTGGTTGAGGGGCAAGACTTGGTGGTGGAAAAAGACATTGTCTACATGCGCACCACCCAAGGCCTGCAGCGAGTCGATGTGATTTACCGCCGCGTCGATGATGATTTTCTGGACCCTGAGGTTTTCCACCCCACATCCACACTGGGCTGCAAGGGTTTGATGCGTGCCTACCGTGCGGGCAACGTCAACATCTGCAACGCCGTGGGCACGGGCATCGCTGACGATAAATCGGTCTACCCCTATGTGCCGGAGATGATTCGGTTTTATCTCAAGGAAGAGCCCATCTTGCAGAACGTGCCGACTTGGCTGTGCCGCAAAGAAGATGACCTGAATTACGTGCTGGACCACCTGCATGAGCTGGTCGTGAAAGAAGTACACGGCGCGGGCGGTTACGGCATGTTGATTGGCCCCACGGCCACGCAGGCCGAGATTGAGGCCTTCCGCCGCGTCTTGGTGGGCAACCCCAGTAACTATATTGCCCAGCCCACGCTGAGCCTATCTACCTGCCCCACCATGGTGGAGCAGGGCATTGCCCCGCGTCATATTGATTTGCGGCCTTTTGTGTTGAGCGGCACTGATATCAATATGGTGGCTGGCGGTTTAACGCGCGTGGCGCTGAAAGAAGGCTCGCTGGTGGTGAACTCTTCGCAAGGCGGCGGCACCAAGGACACCTGGGTGCTGCAAGCGCAAGAAAATCAAGAAGACGACAAGGGAGGCCGCTGA
- a CDS encoding alpha-E domain-containing protein, with translation MLSRTADHLYWMSSYTERAEKNAAGIFSPENCARDPRVWGSLLKECLC, from the coding sequence ATGCTTTCACGTACCGCAGACCATTTGTATTGGATGTCTAGTTACACAGAGCGGGCAGAAAAAAATGCTGCAGGCATTTTTTCACCAGAAAACTGCGCGCGTGATCCGCGTGTGTGGGGTTCTCTGCTCAAGGAGTGCCTATGCTGA
- a CDS encoding alpha-E domain-containing protein: MLSRTADHLYWMSRYTERAENTARMLSVAYETDMLPQGIHDARRGWQSVLSISELIPAFQAKYPELDRDSVLQFMVTDEANPSSIFACLRAARENARAVRGALTTESWETQNQTWLALQRNYDNDAWKKDPAQFFEWVKYRSHLWRGVSLGTMLKDEALHFVRLGTFVERADNTARLLDVKFHSIERDYHGTPRGRALMNFDFYHWSALLRSVSAFEVYRKVYRDVITPERVAELLMLRADMPRSLLASMHEVVKNLERVSNSQSKETQRKAGRLLADLQYGRIDEILTTGLHAYLTQFLDRVNDLGSGISKDFLIPN; encoded by the coding sequence ATGCTGAGCCGTACCGCCGATCACCTTTACTGGATGTCCCGCTATACAGAGCGGGCAGAGAACACTGCGCGCATGTTGAGCGTGGCTTATGAAACCGACATGCTGCCGCAGGGCATTCATGATGCGCGCCGGGGCTGGCAAAGTGTGTTGTCGATTAGCGAATTGATACCGGCTTTTCAGGCCAAGTACCCAGAGCTTGACCGTGACTCTGTGCTGCAGTTCATGGTGACGGATGAGGCCAACCCCTCTTCAATCTTCGCCTGCCTGAGGGCGGCCAGAGAGAACGCCCGTGCTGTGCGCGGTGCATTGACGACGGAGTCGTGGGAGACGCAAAACCAGACTTGGCTGGCGCTACAACGCAACTATGACAACGATGCATGGAAGAAAGACCCGGCGCAGTTTTTTGAATGGGTCAAATACCGCTCGCACCTGTGGCGCGGTGTATCGCTGGGCACCATGCTTAAAGACGAGGCGCTGCACTTTGTGCGCCTGGGCACGTTTGTAGAGCGCGCCGACAACACGGCGCGGCTGCTGGATGTGAAGTTTCACTCTATCGAGCGTGACTATCACGGCACGCCGCGTGGCCGTGCGTTGATGAACTTCGACTTCTATCACTGGAGCGCCTTGTTGCGCAGCGTCTCGGCCTTCGAGGTCTACCGCAAGGTATACCGCGATGTGATTACGCCAGAGCGTGTGGCCGAGTTGTTGATGCTGCGCGCCGACATGCCCAGGTCGCTGCTGGCGAGCATGCATGAGGTGGTCAAAAACCTAGAACGTGTGAGCAACAGCCAATCTAAGGAAACCCAGCGCAAGGCCGGGCGTTTGCTGGCTGATCTGCAATACGGCCGTATTGACGAGATTTTGACCACCGGCCTGCACGCCTATCTCACGCAGTTTTTGGACCGTGTGAATGACCTAGGGTCAGGCATTAGCAAGGACTTCTTGATACCAAACTAA
- the bfr gene encoding bacterioferritin, translated as MKGDAQVISWLQAQLKNELTAINQYFLHYRMYKHWGFDKLAKKEYEESIGEMKHADWLMDRIFTLDGLPNLQDLGKLQIGEDVPEALACDLRLEQGAQQTVKDGIAHCESVRDYVSRDLLQKILDDTEEHIDFLETQLDLIDKVGTQNYLQSLMGEIK; from the coding sequence ATGAAAGGTGATGCACAAGTTATTTCCTGGCTGCAAGCCCAACTCAAAAACGAGCTGACTGCCATCAACCAGTACTTCTTGCACTACCGCATGTACAAGCACTGGGGCTTCGACAAGCTGGCCAAGAAAGAATACGAAGAATCCATCGGCGAGATGAAGCACGCTGACTGGCTGATGGACCGTATCTTCACGCTCGACGGCCTGCCCAACCTGCAAGACCTGGGCAAGCTGCAAATCGGTGAAGACGTGCCAGAAGCATTGGCCTGCGACCTGCGCTTGGAGCAAGGTGCCCAGCAAACCGTCAAGGACGGCATTGCCCACTGCGAATCCGTGCGTGACTATGTCTCGCGCGATCTGCTGCAAAAGATTCTGGACGACACCGAAGAGCACATCGACTTTTTGGAGACCCAGCTTGATTTGATCGACAAGGTCGGCACGCAAAACTACCTGCAATCGCTGATGGGCGAGATCAAGTAA
- the ahpC gene encoding alkyl hydroperoxide reductase subunit C, producing the protein MSLINTQVQPFKANAFVNRDGKGDFITVTEESLKGKWSVLIFMPAAFTFNCPTEIEDAAENYAAFQAAGAEVYIVTTDTHFSHKVWHETSDAVGKAKFPLIGDATHTLTNAFGVHIPEEGLALRGTFIINPEGQIKTAEVHSNEIARDVSETLRKLKAAQFTAANPGQVCPAKWKEGAASLTPSLDLVGKI; encoded by the coding sequence ATGTCTTTGATCAATACACAAGTCCAACCTTTCAAGGCCAACGCTTTCGTGAACCGTGACGGTAAGGGTGACTTCATCACCGTGACCGAAGAAAGCCTGAAGGGCAAGTGGTCTGTGCTGATTTTCATGCCAGCCGCTTTCACTTTCAACTGCCCTACAGAAATCGAAGACGCAGCTGAAAACTACGCAGCTTTCCAAGCCGCTGGCGCTGAGGTGTACATCGTGACTACCGATACACACTTCTCGCACAAGGTGTGGCACGAGACTTCCGACGCAGTGGGCAAGGCTAAGTTCCCCCTGATCGGCGATGCAACTCACACTCTGACAAACGCTTTCGGCGTGCACATCCCTGAAGAAGGCCTGGCTCTGCGCGGCACCTTCATCATCAACCCAGAAGGTCAAATCAAGACCGCTGAAGTGCACTCCAACGAAATCGCTCGTGACGTGTCCGAAACTCTGCGCAAGCTCAAGGCTGCTCAGTTCACCGCCGCTAACCCCGGTCAAGTGTGCCCAGCTAAGTGGAAGGAAGGCGCTGCTTCCCTGACACCTTCCCTGGATCTGGTTGGCAAGATCTAA
- the ahpF gene encoding alkyl hydroperoxide reductase subunit F yields MLNDQLKAQLAAYLERVQQPFELVASLDDSETSKQMLDLLQTIQTLRSDKISLRTDGSDARKPSFTLQRVGATNSLRFAGLPLGHEFTSLVLALLWTGGHPPKVSAEVIEQIQALDGDYNFDVYMGLSCHNCPDVVQALSLMAVINPKVKTTIIEGGAFQKEVEEREVMAVPMVFMNGQMFHAGRTSVEEVLARLDTGSAAREAAKLSAKDAFDVLVIGGGPAGAAAAVYAARKGIRTGVAAERFGGQVNDTLAIENYISVLETDGPKFAMALEAHARAYDVDIMNLQRAQKLIPAATPGGLVEVQLENGGSLKAKTVILSTGARWRNVNVPGEAEYKNKGVAYCPHCDGPLFKGKRVSVIGGGNSGVEAAIDLAGIVKHVTLVEYGDQLKADAVLVKKLESLPNVTILKNAQTTEITGANGKVNGLKYKDRGAGSEHLVELEGVFIQIGLVPNTEWLKGSVELSKFGEIIIDAKGHTNVPGVFAAGDCTTVPYKQIVIAAGAGATAALSAFDHMIRN; encoded by the coding sequence ATGCTTAACGATCAACTCAAAGCCCAACTCGCAGCCTATTTGGAGCGTGTGCAGCAGCCGTTTGAGCTGGTGGCTTCTTTGGATGACAGCGAGACTTCGAAGCAAATGCTCGATCTGCTGCAAACCATCCAAACTCTGCGCAGCGACAAGATTTCCCTGCGCACTGATGGCAGCGATGCCCGCAAGCCATCTTTCACCCTGCAACGCGTAGGCGCGACGAACTCCCTGCGCTTTGCCGGTCTGCCCTTGGGTCACGAATTCACGTCGCTGGTGCTGGCGCTGCTGTGGACCGGTGGTCACCCACCGAAGGTGTCTGCCGAAGTGATCGAGCAGATCCAAGCGCTGGACGGCGATTACAACTTCGACGTCTACATGGGCCTGAGCTGCCACAACTGCCCTGACGTGGTGCAAGCCTTGTCGCTGATGGCGGTAATCAACCCCAAGGTCAAGACCACGATCATTGAGGGCGGCGCTTTCCAAAAGGAAGTGGAAGAGCGCGAAGTTATGGCTGTGCCAATGGTGTTCATGAACGGCCAGATGTTCCATGCCGGTCGTACCAGCGTGGAAGAAGTGTTGGCCCGTTTGGATACTGGATCCGCTGCCCGCGAAGCCGCCAAGCTGTCTGCTAAGGACGCTTTCGATGTGTTGGTCATTGGCGGTGGCCCCGCTGGCGCCGCAGCGGCTGTGTACGCTGCTCGCAAGGGTATCCGCACGGGTGTTGCTGCTGAGCGCTTTGGTGGTCAGGTTAACGACACGCTGGCCATTGAGAACTACATCTCTGTGTTGGAAACCGACGGCCCCAAGTTCGCTATGGCTTTGGAAGCCCATGCGCGTGCTTACGACGTGGACATCATGAACTTGCAGCGCGCCCAGAAGCTGATTCCTGCGGCTACTCCCGGCGGTTTGGTAGAGGTGCAGCTGGAAAATGGCGGCTCGCTCAAGGCCAAGACCGTGATCTTGTCCACCGGTGCCCGCTGGCGCAATGTGAACGTGCCCGGCGAAGCCGAGTACAAGAACAAGGGCGTGGCTTACTGCCCGCATTGCGATGGTCCTTTGTTCAAGGGCAAGCGCGTGTCCGTGATCGGTGGCGGTAACTCCGGCGTTGAGGCCGCGATTGACTTGGCCGGTATCGTCAAGCACGTGACTTTGGTCGAGTACGGTGATCAGCTCAAGGCCGATGCTGTACTGGTTAAAAAGCTGGAAAGCCTGCCCAACGTGACCATCCTGAAGAACGCGCAGACCACCGAAATCACCGGTGCCAATGGCAAAGTCAACGGCCTGAAGTACAAGGACCGTGGAGCGGGTTCCGAGCATTTGGTCGAGCTTGAAGGCGTGTTCATCCAGATCGGTCTGGTGCCTAACACTGAGTGGCTCAAGGGCTCGGTTGAGCTGAGCAAGTTCGGCGAAATCATCATTGATGCCAAGGGCCACACCAATGTGCCCGGCGTGTTCGCCGCTGGTGACTGCACGACTGTGCCCTACAAGCAAATCGTGATTGCTGCGGGTGCTGGCGCAACGGCTGCTTTGTCTGCCTTTGATCACATGATTCGCAACTAA
- a CDS encoding NRAMP family divalent metal transporter — protein sequence MAAARRLGPGLITGAADDDPSGIATYSQAGAQWRFGLVWMLLLTTPLMIGIQMLSARIGWATGRGLAANMVTLCPRWLTRSLIALLVVANTINIAADIGAMAEAARLIVGGSTILYSLLFGAVCLLAQVCFSYERSVRLLKWLTVSLLAYFAVVMVVHVPFRQMTMESLQPWRFMPAHATLSDYAAMMVAALGTTISPYLFFWQASQEVEDLRLRPDAAALRKFPAYVQEHLARIRLDTMVGMLLSNAVALSIVVATAVTLNLNGITEIQTSAQAAEALRPVAGDFAFVIFALGIIGTGLLAVPVLAGSAAYAVSEVLGWKASLSHGFQEARGFYGLIIAATGLGTVLGMLEVDPIKALVWSAVVNGVISVPIMAVMLWLGQSPRIMGDLTISMRHRCLGWGATLLMAVAVVVMFATL from the coding sequence ATGGCCGCTGCCCGCCGCCTTGGACCCGGCCTGATTACCGGCGCCGCCGACGACGATCCAAGCGGCATTGCCACCTACTCGCAAGCCGGCGCTCAATGGCGCTTTGGTCTTGTGTGGATGCTGCTGTTGACCACGCCGCTGATGATTGGCATTCAGATGCTGTCCGCCCGCATCGGCTGGGCCACTGGCCGTGGGCTGGCTGCCAATATGGTGACGCTGTGCCCACGTTGGCTCACACGCAGCCTGATTGCCCTGCTGGTCGTTGCCAACACCATCAATATTGCGGCTGACATTGGTGCTATGGCCGAGGCTGCACGCCTCATCGTTGGCGGCTCGACCATTCTCTACAGCCTGTTGTTTGGCGCAGTGTGCTTGCTGGCGCAAGTCTGCTTTTCATATGAACGCTCGGTGCGCCTGCTCAAATGGCTGACGGTGTCACTGCTGGCCTATTTCGCCGTGGTGATGGTGGTGCATGTGCCCTTCAGGCAAATGACGATGGAATCGCTGCAGCCCTGGCGCTTTATGCCGGCCCACGCCACGCTGAGCGACTACGCCGCCATGATGGTGGCGGCACTGGGCACGACCATCAGCCCCTATCTTTTCTTCTGGCAAGCCTCGCAGGAAGTAGAAGACTTGCGCCTGCGCCCTGACGCGGCTGCGCTGCGCAAGTTCCCCGCCTATGTGCAAGAGCACCTTGCACGTATCCGACTCGACACCATGGTGGGCATGCTGCTATCTAACGCAGTGGCGCTGAGCATTGTGGTGGCCACCGCCGTCACGCTGAATCTCAATGGCATCACCGAAATTCAGACCTCGGCCCAAGCTGCCGAAGCACTTCGCCCTGTGGCGGGAGACTTCGCTTTTGTGATCTTCGCACTGGGCATCATCGGCACGGGCTTGCTGGCCGTGCCTGTACTGGCAGGCTCCGCTGCTTATGCCGTCAGTGAAGTGCTGGGCTGGAAGGCCAGCCTCTCGCACGGCTTTCAAGAGGCTCGCGGTTTTTACGGTCTCATCATCGCTGCCACAGGCCTTGGCACCGTGCTGGGCATGCTGGAAGTGGATCCCATCAAGGCGCTGGTGTGGAGCGCTGTCGTCAATGGCGTGATCTCCGTGCCCATCATGGCGGTGATGCTATGGCTGGGTCAGTCGCCACGCATCATGGGTGATTTGACGATTTCAATGCGCCACCGCTGTCTGGGCTGGGGCGCTACGCTGCTGATGGCAGTTGCCGTGGTGGTGATGTTTGCCACGCTGTAG